A region of Polyangiaceae bacterium DNA encodes the following proteins:
- a CDS encoding glycoside hydrolase family 92 protein, with amino-acid sequence MRRAFHFLALCSLPALAGCYDGEEGVEPALERADLFAAIDPRIGTAGVGFGVGSTYPGPALPFAMIHPSPDTRGEKGAASFYHCAGYYAHDPLISAFSLVHFEGTGVPDYGAIGLLPTLGMSDAKRAQTGHMIGFDKATELTKPGYYAVTLADGIRVEITSSLRAAIFRFSFPAQGKPVLLLDLDHRLEGEIKAADVTLDGAGFDAHVRHFGNMSGGAGGYDLYARGVLDVTPSAVGTFDGTGLKAGQTSASGVPLGAWLELPEGTATATLRLAVSFVDAAGAKKNLEAEAPSFDFEAMRGHAEETWRAATERLELWGASSYDTTVMGTALYHAMLMPTLMSDVDGRHVNVQGQIAQGSRPRYNDFSLWDTYRTTHPWLLLSEDERNADFAASLVAMAKEGGAVPVWGIAHGDSRTMVGSPGEIVLAESALKGVPFDDEAAAYDLARVSAFGPSPGPVGGRDADLPDYLAKGYVPSDVSSGSVSKTQEYAVADGALALWAEKLGRTSDQSVLGKHGKNYANVYDPGVGFFRAKKSDGSWVPFGDPTAMDDHYVEGNAWHYLWMVPHDPEGLAEVMGGEQAALERLREFYAASLEDVPILGVRSHYWPSNEPDIGAPWLFAAWGSPGESWEFVDWAVTELYGVGVDGIPGNDDGGTMSAWLLFAATGLYPLPGTDRYIVSAPRYPKVVLRRPGGDLTLLASPAPRRGLAPKRVTIDGVALETRTVTHAELAGARELRFEMAEQ; translated from the coding sequence GTGCGCCGAGCCTTCCACTTCCTGGCCCTTTGCTCGCTGCCGGCTCTGGCGGGATGCTACGACGGCGAAGAAGGCGTCGAGCCGGCGCTCGAGCGGGCCGACCTCTTCGCCGCCATCGACCCGCGGATCGGCACCGCTGGCGTGGGCTTCGGCGTGGGCTCGACCTACCCGGGCCCCGCGCTGCCCTTCGCGATGATCCACCCGAGCCCCGACACGCGCGGCGAGAAGGGGGCGGCGAGCTTCTACCACTGCGCGGGGTACTACGCGCACGATCCGCTGATCAGCGCTTTTTCACTGGTCCACTTCGAAGGCACCGGCGTGCCCGACTACGGCGCCATCGGCCTCTTGCCGACCCTGGGCATGAGCGACGCGAAGCGCGCTCAGACCGGACACATGATCGGCTTCGACAAGGCCACCGAGCTGACCAAGCCCGGCTACTACGCGGTCACGCTCGCCGACGGCATCCGCGTCGAGATCACCTCCAGCCTGCGCGCGGCGATCTTCCGCTTCAGCTTCCCCGCCCAGGGCAAGCCCGTGTTGCTCCTGGATCTCGACCACCGGCTGGAGGGCGAGATCAAGGCGGCCGACGTCACGCTCGACGGAGCGGGATTCGACGCCCACGTGCGCCACTTCGGCAACATGTCGGGGGGCGCGGGCGGGTACGACCTCTACGCGCGCGGCGTGTTGGACGTCACGCCGAGCGCAGTCGGCACCTTCGACGGCACGGGCCTGAAGGCCGGGCAGACCTCGGCGAGCGGGGTCCCGCTCGGCGCCTGGCTCGAGCTTCCGGAGGGGACCGCCACGGCCACGCTGCGCCTGGCGGTGAGCTTCGTGGACGCAGCAGGTGCGAAGAAGAACCTGGAGGCCGAGGCTCCGAGCTTCGACTTCGAGGCGATGCGCGGGCACGCAGAGGAGACCTGGCGAGCCGCGACGGAGCGCCTCGAGCTCTGGGGTGCGTCGAGCTACGACACCACCGTGATGGGCACCGCGCTCTACCACGCGATGCTGATGCCCACGCTGATGAGCGACGTGGATGGTCGCCACGTGAACGTACAAGGCCAGATCGCCCAGGGCTCGCGGCCCCGCTACAACGACTTCTCGCTCTGGGACACCTATCGCACCACGCACCCTTGGCTGCTCCTGAGCGAGGACGAGCGCAACGCCGACTTCGCGGCGTCCCTGGTCGCCATGGCCAAGGAGGGGGGCGCGGTGCCGGTCTGGGGCATCGCTCACGGCGACTCGCGCACCATGGTGGGCTCACCTGGAGAGATCGTGCTGGCAGAGTCCGCGCTGAAGGGCGTGCCGTTCGACGACGAGGCCGCCGCCTACGATCTGGCCCGGGTGTCGGCGTTCGGGCCCTCGCCCGGTCCGGTCGGCGGGCGCGACGCCGATCTGCCCGACTACCTGGCGAAGGGCTACGTTCCCTCGGACGTGTCGAGCGGCTCCGTCTCCAAGACGCAGGAGTACGCCGTGGCGGACGGCGCCCTCGCGCTCTGGGCCGAGAAGCTCGGCCGCACGAGCGACCAGAGCGTGCTGGGCAAACACGGCAAGAACTACGCGAACGTATACGACCCTGGCGTGGGCTTCTTCCGCGCCAAGAAGAGCGACGGCAGCTGGGTGCCGTTCGGCGATCCGACGGCGATGGACGACCACTACGTCGAGGGTAACGCCTGGCACTACCTGTGGATGGTGCCGCACGATCCGGAGGGCCTGGCAGAGGTCATGGGCGGCGAGCAGGCCGCGCTCGAGCGCCTGCGAGAGTTCTACGCGGCGAGCCTCGAGGACGTGCCGATCCTGGGCGTGCGCTCGCACTACTGGCCGTCGAACGAGCCCGACATCGGCGCGCCGTGGCTGTTCGCGGCCTGGGGCTCACCGGGCGAGAGCTGGGAGTTCGTGGACTGGGCGGTCACCGAGCTCTACGGCGTCGGCGTGGACGGCATCCCGGGCAACGACGACGGCGGCACGATGAGCGCCTGGCTGCTGTTCGCGGCGACGGGGCTCTACCCGCTCCCGGGCACCGATCGCTACATCGTGTCCGCGCCGCGCTACCCGAAGGTGGTGCTGAGGCGACCGGGCGGCGACCTCACCCTGCTCGCGTCGCCGGCGCCTCGGCGCGGGCTCGCGCCGAAGCGCGTCACGATCGATGGCGTCGCGCTCGAGACCCGGACCGTGACCCACGCCGAGCTCGCCGGGGCCCGCGAGCTTCGCTTCGAGATGGCAGAGCAGTGA
- a CDS encoding serine/threonine protein kinase has product MSESQQRYHVIERIAAGGMAEVFRGESAGIEGFRKKVAIKRVLPKLSANREFIQMFLDEARLCAYLSHSKCVQVFDIGQGSGAHFIVMEYVDGADLKEVLDYLSAHQMQMRVEVACRVAMDVCEGLAYAHAACDHQGRSLEIVHRDISPHNVLITRFGEVKLVDFGLAKASSHLTAEDEDIVKGKFGYLAPEVTMGQRADRRVDIFAAGILLWEMLAGRRLFLGESDVETFKLVRAAEIPDPRQFRPDIPEAVLRVLGKALAKDPAQRYQTGDEYARDLGLVLRGLASPVTYLDIAEIVRLAADERARRRKAEGKSQAGAIGDVIIDALHEFSGSPGSLAAEAMQATLGTPGIEAGGGSFEDPSSWGLDAVFEEAAKSARQPAPAPAAPAAPAAPAAPTAAPRPPPPRAAAPPPAAAGAAQAPPPPPRERVKEEPKKDGPFWRRWFGS; this is encoded by the coding sequence GTGAGTGAGAGCCAGCAGCGTTATCACGTGATCGAGCGCATCGCCGCCGGCGGCATGGCCGAGGTGTTCCGGGGCGAGAGCGCGGGAATCGAGGGCTTCCGCAAGAAAGTCGCGATCAAGCGCGTGCTGCCCAAGCTCAGCGCCAACCGCGAGTTCATCCAGATGTTCCTCGACGAAGCGCGGCTGTGCGCCTACCTGAGCCACAGCAAGTGCGTGCAGGTCTTCGACATCGGCCAGGGCAGCGGCGCGCACTTCATCGTGATGGAGTACGTGGACGGGGCGGATCTGAAGGAGGTCCTCGACTACCTCAGCGCCCACCAGATGCAGATGCGGGTGGAGGTGGCCTGTCGGGTCGCGATGGACGTGTGCGAGGGCCTCGCCTACGCGCACGCCGCCTGCGATCACCAGGGACGCTCTCTGGAGATCGTGCACCGCGACATCTCGCCGCACAACGTGCTCATCACGCGCTTCGGCGAGGTCAAGCTGGTGGATTTCGGCCTGGCCAAGGCCAGCTCCCACCTGACCGCCGAGGACGAGGACATCGTCAAAGGCAAGTTCGGCTACCTCGCGCCGGAGGTGACGATGGGGCAGAGGGCCGACCGGCGCGTGGACATCTTCGCCGCCGGCATCCTGCTCTGGGAGATGCTGGCCGGTCGCCGCCTGTTCCTGGGCGAGAGCGACGTCGAGACCTTCAAGCTGGTGCGCGCCGCCGAGATCCCCGACCCGCGCCAGTTCCGCCCGGACATTCCGGAGGCGGTGCTGCGCGTCCTCGGCAAGGCGCTCGCCAAGGACCCGGCCCAGCGCTACCAGACCGGCGACGAATACGCCCGGGACCTGGGCCTGGTGCTCAGGGGGCTCGCGAGCCCGGTCACCTACCTGGACATCGCGGAGATCGTGCGCCTGGCCGCGGACGAGCGCGCGCGTCGCCGCAAGGCGGAGGGCAAGAGTCAGGCAGGCGCCATCGGTGACGTCATCATCGACGCGCTGCACGAGTTCTCGGGATCGCCGGGCAGCCTGGCCGCGGAGGCCATGCAGGCCACGCTCGGGACGCCGGGCATCGAGGCCGGCGGAGGCAGCTTCGAGGATCCGAGCTCCTGGGGACTGGATGCGGTGTTCGAGGAGGCCGCCAAGTCGGCGCGTCAGCCAGCGCCCGCGCCCGCCGCACCGGCCGCGCCGGCTGCGCCCGCCGCACCGACTGCCGCGCCGCGTCCGCCGCCGCCCCGCGCCGCTGCGCCGCCGCCCGCCGCTGCGGGAGCGGCCCAGGCTCCTCCGCCACCGCCCCGCGAGCGCGTGAAGGAAGAGCCCAAGAAGGACGGTCCGTTCTGGCGGCGCTGGTTCGGCAGCTGA
- a CDS encoding WD40 repeat domain-containing protein: MKLAPIAKQTAIHALSPDAKSWVIDGPDNTVKLVTPAFPQGVSHPVWVPSALFSDDGSKVLIWSTSDLAVMDVQSGRLLGKREGSICAARFSGDNEVVFHESSKEPSARFWRWTLGTPAALPLGPGREADYCYASRDGTSWLVESYDKRWYLDGKSGGARPISPPAQGGALSLAGNRACVGDDNGFSCVRYPDERTERVWSKPSSDYVVFDSAGAHAMIVYAEGADGVRQSYALVDFGALTVRPLRGVKATSGSMFTLSPGATLLTIGSGRGLFVYDVERAQTRFAAHRPLYGNHVFPHHPRRVVAGTDEPMDLFLVEVP; the protein is encoded by the coding sequence TTGAAGCTCGCGCCCATCGCCAAGCAGACGGCGATTCACGCGCTCTCGCCGGACGCCAAGAGTTGGGTCATCGACGGGCCGGACAACACGGTGAAGCTGGTGACCCCGGCTTTCCCCCAGGGCGTGTCCCATCCCGTATGGGTGCCGAGCGCGCTGTTCTCCGACGACGGGAGCAAGGTCCTGATCTGGAGCACCAGCGATCTGGCCGTGATGGACGTGCAGAGCGGCCGGCTCCTGGGCAAGCGCGAAGGCTCCATCTGCGCTGCGCGCTTCTCGGGCGACAACGAGGTCGTCTTCCACGAGTCGAGCAAAGAGCCCAGCGCGCGCTTCTGGCGCTGGACGCTGGGAACGCCTGCCGCGCTGCCCCTGGGGCCGGGGCGCGAGGCCGACTACTGCTACGCCTCGCGCGACGGCACGAGCTGGCTCGTCGAGAGCTACGACAAGCGCTGGTACCTGGACGGCAAGAGCGGCGGCGCGCGCCCGATCAGCCCACCCGCGCAGGGTGGCGCGCTGTCCCTCGCGGGCAACCGGGCCTGCGTCGGCGACGACAACGGGTTTTCGTGCGTCCGCTACCCGGACGAGCGCACCGAGCGGGTCTGGTCCAAGCCGAGCAGCGACTACGTCGTCTTCGACAGCGCCGGCGCGCACGCGATGATCGTGTACGCCGAGGGCGCCGACGGCGTGCGCCAGAGCTACGCGCTGGTGGACTTCGGCGCGCTCACGGTGCGGCCGCTCCGAGGGGTGAAGGCCACGAGCGGCAGCATGTTCACGCTCTCACCTGGGGCGACGCTCTTGACCATCGGCAGCGGCCGCGGGCTCTTCGTCTACGACGTCGAGCGCGCCCAGACGCGCTTCGCCGCCCACCGCCCGCTCTACGGCAACCACGTGTTTCCGCACCACCCGCGCCGCGTCGTCGCCGGCACCGACGAGCCGATGGACCTGTTCCTAGTCGAGGTGCCGTAG